gggtacaggtgtacagccactgcagggtgaaaactatacatatagccgcgtactcggtcatgtacaactcttgatccggccgcactttcatagagtagtgaaCCCCAGtattctacctccctctagtccacttcccCCTGTGGAGTCAGATGAGGTGCAGGGAGGGGGAGTTTCCTGCACCGACCTGAGATGGGTGAGAGACATGATTAtggatatatatgtatatgcttgcataggaaaccctaGCCTATCCTTTGGCTACTTTTTATacctttgcatccacttaaaacttgcatacggatggtgacgtgaaccaatcccgtccttggggatagtttggcaAGATGCAGGGTCCGATCAGGAGTTCGACGCCAACAACAACGGATGGTACGATTGAAGCTTAGAAGCCCATGCTACGCTCAAGTGCTGCCTGTGGAGATGAAGTTCGAGTTGAAGGATGGCCTGAAGACCAGCTACCGCTACCGTTTTCTGTTTGTTCCAgtttagcccaatgggcttgtaatAAAAGTTTTGTACTGCAAATCCTCTGGATATTATAATAATTAAATCTATGTTTGAACCTGTTTTAAGTGAGTATGAACTGATTTACtgcctgaaatgagttctgtatgtgatagctactgatccaaggACTATCACAACGATACAGGGATTCGGGTTCTTCGTTCGAAAACCCGAGTCGTTTCAATGTTCAAGATCATATTTAATATATAGTACTTCTCTACCAGTACATTCTTTTACAGAGAAACTGCTGATCTTCAACTAATAAGAAAGAGAACTACTCACCTTTAAAATCAGTGCCCAGTGGCTCACAGCATGTGACAATGAAGCCACTTGGAGACCGCCTTTTGCTACAATAGTAAATCTCAGCAAAGAAAAGTTGTTCCTGTGAATCCTCCTTGCTGGACCAGGCGGTGAAGTTAATGTGTGTGTAACAACAGCGTGGCTCGGGTATACCGACGACAGGCTTGGCATCCAAGAGCTCAAATTTAATCTGGAGACAAGAAATTAAAAAGTCATAACAATGGAAATCACCAATCCAATATAGATAATATGTTCTTAACTAGAGACTTGATAAATTGTAGAGTGCACCTTGTTTTTGTTGTAGTGGTCCAAGACACCCTCTGCAAACCTCTTGGCCTGTGCAAGCTGAACTTTTGGATTGGCTCGAAGATCGTGCGGACCCTTTCTCTTAGGAGGCCTGCACTTAACAGCACACAAATAGAATCGTATCAAATCAAAATGTTCAGCAAAAATGATATATATTAAGTGGGGTAAACAAAACCAATAACAATCAAGTATCAACATGCAACAATACATCTGCAtagtataaaaaataaaagcatATAACTCCACATTCAAATAAGTTAAAGGCCAGTCGCATATAACACCAGGACAGTTAAATGTAATGTAATCCCAATATGGACAGTAACGAGTCCCGTTACAGGCGTTTGTTTGTGGTGGCCTGTAATCAAGTATCCCTGCAATCAGATCCTTTTTGGGATGTATCTTTTGTCATTCAATCGACTCATATTATCTGTTTTTGCAAAAAGGAATGCTATTCAACAATTTTAccgcatttgcaaccaaaccaATGAGGGTAATCATCCATATTCCATCAGTAAATGAACTGCAACCTAATCAACATTTGCATTCAGGTTACCATTGAACGGACCAAACACTGTCTATGTACCAATGAACTACCTTTAAGAGAAACTGCACCATTTACTTGGACATACAGATTACATTTGTCGATAGACTTTGATACTGAGAGTGGGGTGCAAATTAATTAACAGAAGGCATCAAATTTGCTCTTCTTATTACCGAGCAGCAgtggcaggggcaggggcaggcgcaggcgcaggcgcaggcggcggcggaaccgAGGAGTCGGAGGGCGGCTCAACTGTGCCAGGGTCGTCGGAGAAACGGTCGCTTGGGAaacttccgcagggaggagtcGCTGTGGCCCTCGATATCGTCGCCACAGCGAGATCGCCGCTCCAGGAGCAACCCCAATTGGAATCGGTGGATGCGTCTGCTCTGTGCGCGAGAGAAAGGGGGAAAGAAGAAGCAGGAGAATTCGGGCCGAACATCCATCCTACTTTGCTTTGCCGTGCCCGTGATTGCTACTCCGTCCGATCCGAAGAAGGCGTACGGATCAGTTTTGGTACTCCAATACGAATAATCTTTCCAACCGTTCCTAATATTTTCTTCTCAAAATTTGTATTTCCCAAAACTTATTATTTGCCAACTCTCCAAATAAATAtagaaagacaaaaaaaaaagactcaaTCTCCAATAGTTTCCCATATTTACTCCAAAAAATAGAAAGTTGGCCCCACAAAAATAATTTCGCAAGAACCATTGTGATCCCGCGGCTTATCTCACGTGCTTCCTTCTACCCGTCGCCGCCAGCAGCGCTCTGCCCTTCAGCTGTCCGCAGTCCCTCCCTGATCGCCCTGCACGCCACCTCCCTCATCGCCACCCTCCTTGATAGCCACCACCATGGCTGCTAGGAAATCGGAGCGGGAAAGAAGCgcgagaggaaaaaaaaaactgagggGCGATCAGGAGGGGACAAGCGGTGCATATTTTTATGCACAATGGAGATCAATTTGTCAATTGTTAGAAGATGGAGGATGGGGAACTATTGGAGAgtgattttttatatttttccaaaaaaaataaggATGGTTATTTGTAAGGGAATTGATCGTCAACCTCTGCACTCTGCCACCTACGCAATCATAACAATGGAGGCCGAGGCGGCGATGGCTCTACCCTACGACCTGCTTGCCGATGTTCTCGTCCATCTCCCGGCGCGCGGGCTCGCCGCGTCGCGGCGCGTCTGCAAGGCCTGGCGTGACCTTGTCGATGAGCAGCGGCTCCTGCTCCAGCTGCGGCGCCTCCTCCCGCGCTCGCTGCGCGACCTCTTCATCAACTACCAGGACAACGAGAGGCTGCACTTCTTCGCCCGgctggcgccggcgggcggcggcccccGCATCGACGACGAGTTCGATTTCATCGCGCGGAGCTGGTACGAGGTCATGGATCACTGCAACGGCCTCGTCCTCTACTGGGCCAGCGATGTGGAGGTGATGTACGTGTGCAACAtcacgacgcggcggcgggcgcgctctaagtttttattagtgcctaattcaccccctccccctcttaggctagagcacccgatcacttacaattggtatcagagccgggactcacttgtctcacaaacaaagccaattctattggcaaatttgtgtttaccggctcattagatcggtaggcttcaccgcctagtgagttagctcttttaagggaagggatggattctctaggacctcctccacgtttcgatggcacgggcttccaacgatggaagattctaatgcaatcacacctccaagcaaagggcctaaatgtttggagagttacTAGTGAAGGAACCAAAAGCACTAATCAACAAGAGAGGCAATATGATGCTATAGCCAAGTGTGCTATTTTAAACTCTCTTGGTGAAAATGTGTTCAACCGTGTGTTcgcttgtgaaaatgctaatgttttatggaaaactattaatgagaaccatgaaggcacaaaagatgttgcaaatgaaaatataatatccctatgtactcacggtttgaatattcttgtgaatgagattaattttttagatgtgaagaaattgaagatttggaactcattcgcaagatccttcactcacttagaagaccggactatgatttggtgacaacaattctttatgagaaagatctcatcacaatgacaccaaacaaagtcctaaacaaggtgatcgcccatgagctacgccatgatatcaagccaagagcgccaccttcttcaccaacacaaagtgcacttgcatgcaagcaagtccaaaagttgaagaagatggccatcaaaggtagctcaagtgatgaggaagaagaggaagcaagaagctcctcaagtgataatcaagagccaatgcaccccaacctctacaagcatgtaaagaagatgaacaagtgcttaaagaaaatcaactcaatggggtatatggtcttcctcaaagatgggcatCACCATCAACtaatgaaggttgagaagaagttcaagaagaacaagcaaatgaaggagaagaagctcaagcatgaatcatttgccatatttggtgaatgggttagtggtggtgaagaatcaagtgctagctcaagcgatgaatcaagcaagagattcaccacccgcaccaacttcggatcatcatcaaacacttgccttatggccaaaggtatggatagcgatgtaagtgatgatgactccgattctccttcaattgatgaacttcttgaccttgttcatgagcatcaaaaagtcattaagaaacaatcaaaagaaattaaaaaccttagtgctctcaaagatctaaatgcttctcttgctacaaactttgaaaatttgaggtgcaaattcaatttgcttagcaaggagcatgaagagctcaaactaaaatttgagagcattaatgatactaatgactctttggaaatgaagcaaactatcccttgtgcaattcctatctctagggtagatgcttcaacttcttgcattgatttaattgataattcttgctctaacccttgcaatgagaaatgcaatgagaatgttgttgtagaatcatgtgatgatctcattgccaaggagaatgatgagctcaagcaagaagtggaaaggctcatgaaggacttgtatagattgaagggcaaaagcatgaagagcaatgtccaaccttctcaagataaccgtgagaaaatggtgaagaagcttgagaaggggtccaccgtgacttgctctaagtgccacaaagaaggccacaagtccaacaagtgtcctcaaccaagaaagaagctttcggatgagaagaacaagaagaagctaacaatcaagagttctctcatctacaccaagcccaaccgaaggaacaaaagcaatagcacctcctatgtgatcaagaagaaaacaaatggcaaggtggttgcccacaaggttgggaagcaagaaaggagttggaaccgccccatttgggtgcccaaggatgtcatcatcaatatgaaggggcctcaaatggtgtgggttccaaaggagatttGAAGCCCATGGAAtagcttcgggggatttggaggcttagctcacaagttgaagtgaaggttcaaaccaaagaagctaagctcacaacttggacatttgattgcccaagtcccccataaggtaatggtagctaaaagtttcaattcaagcatcatgtagctccattgctcttgctaggttgtttgcattgcatcacctagtgttatatatggtgggttgcttgtgtcatgactctaacccatgagcaacctacatggtttgataagtgtgtagaaagctacacaaggttacccttcatggtacatggacttcatgaggtatgtatttcatatgtgtaccatgaacacaagctctagggtaaacttcctaattgtgtcaaaattaatgtgcatacatttgcttggtgattcaaacactaattgcacacatttagggggagttcatcctatggcttgtgattttgagactaacatgttttcaagtttatcttttgtagtctcacatggagttaacactctaagagaatgtttctcacgatcaatgtgaacaaataaCTCTCTAAGAGTGGTTaaataaattgtgctttcatgcatattgagccatgctctattgaacttaaatgatcatatctaagttcataggctatgtgctcatacatttgctcaaccttggtgtaccaagtgcttttcttcaaaaaaacttACAAGTGGTATCTTGTGCaaatcactttcaattggtacatacAAGGTAAACAAAGTTACCCCCGGAGGTATGTAAGATTCTAAACTAATTAAATTGGTATCTTTGTCATATCCTATTtactttagagctacctccgtgcatgatatgatctaagctttctaattATTacttctagttgtgcacttgattttcacattatcattttgtgcacatacttatggaaagcttagctcatgtc
The genomic region above belongs to Panicum virgatum strain AP13 chromosome 8N, P.virgatum_v5, whole genome shotgun sequence and contains:
- the LOC120685178 gene encoding formin-like protein 11, with translation MFGPNSPASSFPLSLAHRADASTDSNWGCSWSGDLAVATISRATATPPCGSFPSDRFSDDPGTVEPPSDSSVPPPPAPAPAPAPAPATAARPPKRKGPHDLRANPKVQLAQAKRFAEGVLDHYNKNKIKFELLDAKPVVGIPEPRCCYTHINFTAWSSKEDSQEQLFFAEIYYCSKRRSPSGFIVTCCEPLGTDFKVGQKFCKPHGTSAVRKNADFAHCFACTERMLHPRGENYIAGHCNIPRVYDYVR